Proteins from a genomic interval of Helicobacter pylori Shi112:
- the thrS gene encoding threonine--tRNA ligase — translation MSAELIAVYKDEQIIDLESAKVLGLSDGVKALNGTEPIYFDDSPLALEVIRHSCAHLLAQSLKALYPDAKFFVGPVVEEGFYYDFKTASKISEEDLPKIEAKMKEFAKLKLTITKEVLTREQALERFKGDELKHAVMSKISGDVFGVYQQGEFEDLCKGPHLPNTRFLNHFKLTKLAGAYLGGDENNEMLIRIYGIAFATKEGLKDYLFQMEEAKKRDHRKLGVELGLFSFDDEIGAGLPLWLPKGARLRKRIEDLLSKALLLRGYEPVKGPEILKSDVWKISGHYDNYKENMYFTTIDEQEYGIKPMNCVGHIKVYQSALHSYRDLPLRFYEYGVVHRHEKSGVLHGLLRVREFTQDDAHIFCSFEQIQSEVSAILDFTHKIMQAFDFSYEMELSTRPAKSIGDDKVWEKATNALKEALKEHRIDYKIDEGGGAFYGPKIDIKITDALKRKWQCGTIQVDMNLPERFKLAFTNEHNHAEQPVMIHRAILGSFERFIAILSEHFGGNFPFFVAPTQIALIPINEEHRAFALKLKEELKKRDIFVEVLDKNDSLNKKVRLAEKQKIPMILVLGNEEVGTEILSIRDREKQAQYKMPLKEFLNMVESKMQEVSF, via the coding sequence ATGAGTGCGGAACTGATTGCTGTTTATAAAGACGAGCAAATAATAGATTTAGAGAGCGCGAAAGTCTTAGGGCTGAGCGATGGGGTTAAAGCGTTAAACGGGACAGAGCCGATATATTTTGATGATTCGCCTTTGGCTTTAGAAGTGATCAGGCATTCATGTGCGCATTTGCTTGCGCAAAGCTTGAAAGCCCTTTATCCGGACGCGAAATTTTTTGTAGGCCCTGTGGTAGAAGAGGGGTTTTATTACGATTTTAAAACCGCTTCAAAAATCAGCGAAGAGGATTTGCCTAAAATTGAAGCGAAAATGAAAGAATTTGCGAAATTAAAGCTCACTATCACTAAAGAGGTTTTAACCAGAGAGCAAGCCTTGGAGCGTTTTAAGGGCGATGAATTAAAGCATGCGGTCATGAGTAAAATCAGTGGCGATGTATTTGGCGTGTACCAACAAGGCGAGTTTGAAGATTTGTGTAAGGGACCGCATCTCCCAAACACTCGTTTTTTAAACCATTTCAAGCTCACTAAACTGGCTGGGGCTTATTTGGGCGGCGATGAAAACAATGAAATGCTCATTAGAATCTATGGCATCGCTTTTGCCACCAAAGAGGGCTTAAAAGACTATCTTTTCCAAATGGAAGAAGCGAAAAAACGAGATCACAGAAAGCTAGGCGTGGAGCTAGGGCTTTTTAGTTTTGATGATGAGATAGGGGCGGGCTTACCCTTATGGCTACCTAAAGGGGCAAGACTCAGAAAACGCATTGAAGATTTATTGAGTAAGGCGTTACTTTTAAGAGGTTATGAGCCGGTTAAAGGCCCTGAGATTTTAAAGAGCGATGTGTGGAAAATCAGCGGGCATTATGACAACTATAAAGAAAACATGTATTTCACCACGATTGATGAGCAAGAATACGGCATAAAGCCTATGAACTGCGTGGGGCATATTAAAGTCTATCAAAGCGCTTTGCACAGCTACAGGGATTTGCCCTTAAGGTTTTATGAATACGGCGTGGTGCATCGGCACGAAAAAAGCGGCGTGTTGCATGGGCTTTTAAGGGTGAGAGAATTTACCCAAGATGATGCGCATATTTTTTGCTCTTTTGAACAGATCCAAAGCGAAGTGAGCGCGATTTTAGATTTTACGCATAAGATCATGCAAGCGTTTGATTTTAGCTATGAAATGGAATTATCCACAAGGCCGGCTAAATCTATAGGCGATGATAAAGTGTGGGAAAAGGCCACTAACGCTTTAAAAGAAGCCCTAAAAGAACACCGCATTGATTATAAGATTGATGAAGGGGGAGGGGCTTTCTATGGGCCTAAGATTGACATTAAAATCACTGACGCTTTAAAGCGTAAATGGCAGTGCGGCACGATTCAAGTGGATATGAATTTGCCTGAACGCTTCAAGCTCGCTTTCACTAATGAGCATAATCACGCTGAACAGCCGGTGATGATCCACAGAGCGATTTTAGGCTCGTTTGAAAGGTTTATTGCGATTTTGAGCGAACATTTTGGGGGGAATTTCCCTTTCTTTGTCGCGCCCACTCAAATCGCTCTCATTCCTATTAATGAAGAGCATCGTGCTTTTGCTTTGAAATTAAAAGAGGAACTAAAAAAGCGCGATATTTTTGTAGAAGTGTTAGATAAAAACGACAGCTTGAATAAAAAGGTGCGATTAGCCGAAAAGCAAAAAATCCCTATGATTTTAGTGTTAGGGAATGAAGAAGTGGGAACAGAAATTTTATCCATTAGAGACAGAGAAAAACAAGCTCAATATAAAATGCCCTTAAAGGAGTTTTTAAACATGGTTGAATCTAAGATGCAAGAGGTTAGTTTTTGA
- the infC gene encoding translation initiation factor IF-3, with product MSRNEVLLNGDINFKEVRCVGDNGEVYGIISSKEALNIAQNLGLDLVLISASAKPPVCKVMDYNKFRYQNEKKIKEAKKKQKQIEIKEIKLSTQIAQNDINYKVKHAREFIESNKHVKFKVVLKGRESQNSKAGLDVLFRVQTMMQDLANPEKEPKTEGRFVSWMFVPKAKETPKNEKKTKENNPPFNRINLMKGENHAKNED from the coding sequence TTGAGTAGAAACGAAGTGTTGTTAAACGGAGATATTAATTTTAAAGAAGTGCGTTGCGTGGGCGATAATGGCGAAGTGTATGGGATCATTTCTTCCAAAGAAGCGCTCAATATCGCTCAAAATTTAGGTTTGGATTTGGTTTTGATTTCAGCGAGCGCGAAACCTCCCGTGTGTAAGGTGATGGATTATAATAAATTCCGCTACCAAAATGAAAAGAAAATCAAGGAAGCCAAGAAAAAGCAAAAGCAAATTGAAATCAAAGAGATCAAGCTTTCCACTCAAATCGCGCAAAACGATATTAACTACAAAGTCAAGCATGCGAGAGAATTTATTGAATCCAATAAGCATGTCAAATTCAAAGTGGTTTTAAAGGGTAGGGAGAGCCAAAACTCAAAAGCCGGGCTTGATGTGCTTTTTAGAGTCCAAACGATGATGCAAGATTTAGCCAACCCTGAAAAAGAGCCAAAAACCGAGGGGCGTTTTGTTTCATGGATGTTTGTGCCTAAGGCTAAAGAAACCCCCAAAAACGAAAAGAAAACCAAAGAAAATAACCCGCCTTTTAATCGTATTAACCTTATGAAAGGAGAAAATCATGCCAAAAATGAAGACTAA
- the rplT gene encoding 50S ribosomal protein L20, with protein sequence MRVKTGVVRRRRHKKVLKLARGFYSGRRKHFRKAKEQLERSMYYAFRDRKQKKREFRSLWVVRINAACRMHNTSYSRFMHALKVAGVELDRKVLADMAMNDMQAFESVLESVKEHL encoded by the coding sequence ATGAGAGTTAAAACAGGCGTTGTGCGCAGAAGACGCCATAAAAAAGTCTTAAAACTCGCTAGAGGGTTTTATAGTGGCAGAAGAAAGCATTTTAGAAAGGCTAAAGAACAGCTTGAAAGAAGCATGTATTACGCCTTTAGGGATCGCAAACAAAAGAAAAGAGAATTCAGGAGTTTATGGGTGGTAAGAATCAATGCGGCTTGCAGAATGCACAATACAAGCTATTCGCGCTTCATGCATGCCCTAAAAGTGGCTGGCGTGGAGTTAGACCGCAAGGTTTTAGCAGACATGGCGATGAATGACATGCAAGCCTTTGAGAGCGTGTTAGAGAGCGTGAAAGAGCATCTTTAA
- the ppsA gene encoding pyruvate, water dikinase, with product MRYIKFFKELNNKNVNLVGGKNASIGEMFQELVPIGIKVPDGFAITSEAYWYLLEQGGAKQKIIELLENVDATEIDVLKIRSKQIRELIFGTPFPSDLRDEIFQAYETLSQQYHMKEADVAVRSSATAEDLPDASFAGQQDTYLNIKGKTELIHYIKSCLASLFTDRAISYRASRGFDHLKVALSVGVQKMVRADKGSAGVMFSIDTETGFKDAVFITSAWGLGENVVGGTINPDEFYVFKPTLEQNKRPIIKRQLGNKTQKMVYAPRGSEHPTRNIKTTKKEWQSFSLSDEDVLILAKYAIEIEKHYSKEAKQYRPMDIEWAKDGDSGEIFIVQARPETVQSQKTKEESQVFEKFKFKNPNEKKEIILQGRAIGSKIGSGKVRIINDLEHMNSFKEGEILVTDNTDPDWEPCMKKASAVITNRGGRTCHAAIVAREIGVPAIVGVSGATDSLYTGMEITVSCAEGEEGYVYAGIYEHEIERVELSNMQETQTKIYINIGNPEKAFSFSQLPNHGVGLARMEMIILNQIKAHPLALVDLHHKKSVKEKNEIENLMAGYANPKDFFVKKIAEGIGMISAAFYPKPVIVRTSDFKSNEYMRMLGGSSYEPNEENPMLGYRGASRYYSESYNEAFSWECEALALVREEMGLTNMKVMIPFLRTIEEGKKVLEILRKNNLESGKNGLEIYIMCELPVNVILADDFLSLFDGFSIGSNDLTQLTLGVDRDSELVSHVFDERNEAMLKMFKKAIEACKRHNKYCGICGQAPSDYPEVTEFLVKEGITSISLNPDSVIPTWNAVAKLEKELKDHGLTAH from the coding sequence GTGCGATATATCAAGTTTTTCAAAGAGTTGAACAATAAGAATGTGAATCTGGTTGGGGGCAAGAACGCTAGCATTGGTGAAATGTTTCAAGAATTAGTGCCTATTGGCATTAAAGTGCCTGATGGCTTTGCGATCACAAGCGAAGCGTATTGGTATCTTTTAGAGCAAGGGGGGGCTAAACAAAAAATCATAGAACTTTTAGAAAATGTTGATGCCACGGAAATTGATGTGTTAAAAATCCGCTCCAAACAAATCAGAGAGCTTATTTTTGGCACGCCTTTTCCTAGCGATTTAAGAGATGAGATTTTTCAAGCTTATGAAACTTTAAGCCAGCAATACCACATGAAAGAAGCCGATGTGGCCGTAAGGAGTTCCGCTACCGCAGAAGATTTGCCGGACGCTTCTTTTGCCGGGCAGCAAGACACTTACTTAAACATTAAGGGTAAAACAGAATTGATCCACTATATCAAATCCTGTTTAGCGTCGCTTTTTACCGATAGAGCGATTAGTTATAGAGCGAGTCGTGGGTTTGATCATCTAAAAGTCGCCTTGAGCGTGGGGGTGCAAAAAATGGTGCGAGCGGATAAAGGCAGTGCGGGCGTGATGTTTTCTATTGACACCGAAACCGGTTTTAAAGACGCGGTGTTTATCACTTCAGCGTGGGGGTTAGGCGAAAATGTGGTGGGCGGCACGATAAACCCTGATGAATTTTATGTGTTTAAGCCCACTTTAGAGCAAAACAAACGCCCCATTATCAAACGCCAACTCGGCAATAAAACGCAAAAAATGGTCTATGCCCCGAGGGGTAGCGAACACCCCACCAGAAACATTAAAACCACCAAAAAAGAATGGCAATCCTTTTCATTGAGCGATGAAGATGTGTTGATTTTAGCCAAATACGCCATTGAAATTGAAAAACATTACTCTAAAGAAGCCAAACAATACCGCCCTATGGATATAGAATGGGCTAAAGATGGCGATAGCGGGGAAATCTTTATCGTTCAAGCGCGCCCAGAAACCGTTCAAAGCCAAAAAACCAAAGAAGAAAGTCAAGTCTTTGAAAAATTCAAATTCAAAAACCCTAACGAAAAGAAAGAGATTATCTTACAAGGCAGAGCGATTGGGAGTAAAATTGGCTCAGGGAAAGTGCGCATCATCAATGATTTGGAGCACATGAATTCTTTTAAAGAGGGCGAAATTTTAGTTACGGATAACACCGACCCAGACTGGGAGCCTTGCATGAAAAAAGCGAGCGCGGTTATCACTAATCGTGGAGGGCGCACTTGCCATGCCGCTATTGTGGCTAGAGAAATTGGCGTGCCAGCTATTGTTGGGGTGAGCGGGGCGACTGATAGCCTTTATACCGGCATGGAAATCACGGTTTCTTGCGCTGAGGGCGAAGAGGGCTATGTGTATGCGGGCATTTATGAGCATGAAATTGAAAGGGTGGAGCTTTCTAACATGCAAGAAACTCAAACAAAAATTTACATCAATATTGGAAACCCTGAAAAAGCCTTTAGCTTTTCTCAGCTCCCTAATCACGGCGTAGGGCTAGCCAGAATGGAAATGATTATTTTAAATCAAATCAAAGCCCACCCCTTAGCCTTAGTGGATTTGCACCACAAAAAAAGCGTGAAAGAAAAAAATGAAATTGAAAACCTTATGGCAGGCTATGCTAACCCTAAAGATTTTTTTGTGAAAAAAATCGCTGAAGGTATTGGCATGATCAGCGCAGCGTTTTACCCTAAACCTGTCATTGTGAGAACGAGCGATTTCAAATCCAATGAATACATGCGCATGCTTGGCGGCTCTAGCTATGAGCCTAATGAAGAAAACCCCATGCTTGGCTATAGGGGGGCTAGTCGGTATTATTCAGAGAGCTATAATGAAGCGTTTTCGTGGGAGTGTGAAGCTTTAGCGTTAGTGAGAGAAGAAATGGGCTTGACGAACATGAAAGTGATGATCCCCTTTTTGCGAACCATTGAAGAGGGTAAAAAAGTCCTAGAAATCTTAAGAAAAAACAATCTAGAATCCGGTAAGAACGGGCTTGAAATTTATATCATGTGCGAATTACCGGTGAATGTCATTTTGGCTGATGATTTCTTAAGCTTGTTTGATGGCTTTTCTATTGGCTCTAATGATTTAACCCAGCTCACTTTAGGCGTGGATAGAGACAGCGAATTAGTCAGCCATGTCTTTGATGAAAGGAATGAAGCGATGCTAAAAATGTTTAAAAAAGCGATTGAAGCTTGCAAAAGGCACAACAAATATTGCGGGATTTGCGGGCAAGCCCCAAGCGATTACCCTGAAGTAACAGAGTTTTTAGTCAAAGAGGGTATCACTTCCATTTCTTTAAACCCTGATAGCGTGATCCCCACTTGGAACGCTGTAGCCAAGTTAGAAAAAGAATTGAAAGACCATGGCTTAACTGCACATTGA
- the rpmI gene encoding 50S ribosomal protein L35, with protein MPKMKTNRGASKRFKVKKNLIKRGSAFKSHILTKKSPKRKANLNAPKHVHHTNAHSVMSLLCRA; from the coding sequence ATGCCAAAAATGAAGACTAATCGCGGCGCGTCTAAGCGTTTCAAAGTTAAAAAAAACTTGATTAAGCGTGGCAGTGCTTTTAAAAGCCATATTTTGACTAAAAAAAGCCCCAAGCGTAAAGCCAATCTAAACGCGCCAAAACATGTGCATCACACTAACGCGCATTCTGTCATGTCGTTGCTTTGCAGGGCTTAA
- a CDS encoding radical SAM protein produces the protein MAKENLPIVFGPVLSRRFGKSLGVDLSPSKKQCNYNCIYCELGKAKPIERMEEVIKVKTLINAIQNALNNLTTPIDVLTITANGEPTLYPHLLELIQSVKPFLKGVKTLILSNGSLFYEPKVQQALKEFDIVKFSLDAIDLKAFERVDKPYSKDIDKILEGILSFSQIYQGQLVAEVLLIKGVNDSANNLKLIADFLKKINTARVDLSTIDRPSSFKAPKLSEDELLKCSLFFEGLCVSLPKRSIAQAKKLISCGIDELLALISRRPLSAEEAPLILDPNAFKHLETLLNHQKITIKKVGSLEFYCAF, from the coding sequence ATGGCTAAAGAAAATCTGCCTATCGTTTTTGGGCCTGTTTTATCCAGGCGTTTTGGGAAGTCTTTGGGCGTGGATCTATCGCCCTCTAAAAAACAATGCAATTACAATTGCATTTATTGCGAGTTGGGTAAAGCCAAGCCCATTGAACGCATGGAAGAAGTGATAAAAGTAAAAACCTTGATTAACGCCATTCAAAACGCCCTAAACAACCTCACCACCCCCATTGATGTTTTAACCATTACCGCTAATGGCGAACCCACTCTATACCCTCATTTATTAGAGCTTATCCAAAGCGTCAAGCCTTTTTTAAAGGGCGTTAAAACTTTGATTTTAAGCAACGGCTCATTATTTTATGAGCCAAAAGTCCAGCAAGCCTTAAAGGAATTTGACATCGTTAAATTTTCTTTAGACGCTATTGATTTGAAAGCCTTTGAAAGAGTGGATAAGCCCTATTCTAAAGACATTGATAAGATTTTAGAGGGGATTTTGAGCTTTTCTCAAATTTATCAAGGGCAACTGGTGGCTGAAGTGCTGTTAATTAAGGGCGTGAATGATAGCGCGAACAACTTAAAACTCATCGCTGACTTTTTAAAAAAAATCAATACCGCTAGAGTGGATTTAAGCACCATAGACAGGCCCTCAAGCTTTAAAGCCCCTAAATTGAGCGAAGACGAATTATTGAAATGCTCTTTATTTTTTGAAGGGCTTTGCGTGAGTTTGCCTAAACGATCCATTGCTCAAGCCAAAAAATTGATTTCTTGCGGTATAGACGAATTGCTCGCTTTAATTTCTAGGCGCCCTTTAAGCGCAGAAGAAGCCCCCCTAATACTGGATCCTAACGCTTTTAAGCATTTAGAAACCTTATTAAACCATCAAAAAATTACGATTAAAAAAGTCGGCTCTTTGGAGTTTTATTGCGCGTTTTAA
- a CDS encoding DUF874 family protein: MKSVKIGKTNKVGKNTEMANTKTNKETYFKGSDQIGGIFTKIAKKVREFVKKHPKKSNAALVVLTHVACKKAKELDDKVQDKSKQAEKENKINWWKYSGLTIATSFLLAACSVDTDKQIELEQEKQKANKSGIELEQEKQKTEQERQKTNKSGIELEQERQKAEQEKQKTNKSGIELEQERQKTEQEKQKTIKAQKDFIKDLEQNCEEKHGQFFIKKARIKDSISIEVEAECKTPKPTKTNQTPIQPKHLPNSKQPHSQRGSKAQELIAYLQKELESLPYSQKTIAKQVNFYRPSSIAYLELDPRDFNVTEEWQNENLKIRSKAQAKMLEMRNPQANLSPFQSFSIIQNIVADINKEIEVAASTEKKAEKVGYGYSKRM; the protein is encoded by the coding sequence ATGAAATCGGTAAAAATAGGAAAAACAAATAAAGTTGGCAAGAATACAGAGATGGCTAACACAAAGACAAATAAAGAGACTTATTTTAAAGGATCAGATCAAATTGGTGGAATTTTTACAAAAATTGCAAAGAAAGTTAGAGAATTTGTAAAAAAACATCCCAAGAAAAGCAATGCGGCATTAGTGGTATTAACCCATGTTGCATGCAAGAAAGCAAAAGAATTAGACGATAAAGTCCAAGATAAATCCAAACAAGCTGAAAAAGAGAATAAAATCAATTGGTGGAAATATTCAGGATTAACAATAGCGACAAGTTTCTTATTAGCCGCTTGTAGTGTTGATACTGATAAACAAATAGAACTAGAACAAGAAAAGCAAAAGGCAAACAAGAGTGGGATAGAGTTAGAACAAGAAAAACAAAAGACAGAACAAGAAAGACAAAAGACAAACAAGAGTGGGATAGAGTTAGAACAAGAAAGACAAAAAGCAGAACAAGAAAAACAAAAGACAAACAAGAGTGGGATAGAGTTAGAACAAGAAAGACAAAAAACAGAACAAGAAAAACAAAAGACCATTAAAGCACAGAAAGATTTCATTAAAGACCTAGAACAAAATTGCGAAGAAAAACATGGTCAATTCTTTATCAAAAAAGCAAGAATTAAAGATAGTATTTCTATAGAAGTAGAAGCTGAATGCAAAACCCCTAAACCCACAAAAACAAACCAAACCCCTATCCAGCCAAAACACCTTCCAAACTCTAAACAACCCCACTCTCAAAGAGGATCAAAAGCGCAAGAGCTTATAGCTTATTTGCAAAAAGAGCTAGAATCTCTGCCCTATTCACAAAAAACTATCGCTAAACAAGTGAATTTTTATAGACCAAGTTCTATCGCCTATTTAGAACTAGACCCTAGAGATTTTAATGTTACAGAAGAATGGCAAAACGAAAATCTAAAAATACGCTCTAAAGCTCAAGCTAAAATGCTTGAAATGAGAAACCCACAAGCCAACCTTTCACCCTTTCAAAGCTTTTCAATCATTCAAAACATCGTTGCTGATATTAATAAAGAAATAGAAGTAGCGGCTAGTACTGAAAAAAAAGCAGAAAAAGTGGGTTATGGTTATAGTAAAAGGATGTAG